From the genome of Vicingaceae bacterium, one region includes:
- a CDS encoding membrane protein, which translates to MKQIVSILPFEWKYWFKKPSVYVYFSVIMLFALLIFSIETIRIGNVTEVVYKNAPYSLTNLYILISLFLPLILNEFIAFSLARDYEYKFHEIIYTYPVSKFVLFSGRFLGAFLPVIMIFASIPLADILAHLVPWTSEDSLLPFNLTHHLWCMTIIVLPSLIAIGCILFFFGSFLKNIKYSILIAVGMLAFYFSFLQLSDNLIDHSFIDIADPFGLIPLFELLNKQTAYEMNHYLIVPTARFIINRIVWCGLGIGLFFMAVYKQRIRWNLPKKTADSNDSGKTIRSFIQVQYKSIRFSKITGGFSWMLSAVANEASLGLKYMLRSNVLIFMTGIIFLMYLMYFIGMIQDDEAPRYATTYYTLKIIFFVFFILKLFFIYLSAEIFWREKTSFFSEIKYSLPVSPAVILTGKLFSLMLLYIFCGIFFLLFGILYQTFKGEAPIEFSIYFTEIFFFKFTDFIALIILSFFLHALTGQKFISMGIVILILTFQPVLKASLHIKSNMAGILPTFPDIIYSDFYGYGPYLTQYISFWFYWMLIYAFVFYVTIVIFEGYKNISFLDKLFIIKNHFAQYKLFPTTALIIVTGYAGFLHYHVNIRNRFLSYDDEIYWRAFYEKNYQKYKDKPQPKIVYADYAIDLFGKERKYFVKAKLYLKNKFNEPIEELYINNPVKHPFEIINNNLTLIHKDTSKLVSFEIYRLKQPLMPGDSMLFEYSYKEIYESIENELSNPYLMPNGTFLNYSMFTPAFGYDESYEIAENTERKKQGLSIKQFYLPPLETNCTQKCMWNYVTQSDWAKMHFVISTYADQMAIAPGKLVKRWTTKNRAYFEYRLDQPSLFFFNVMSARYAVKKERLNDIELAIYYHPGHEWNVPQMMDALKASISYYVNHLGKYYHNEARIIEFPQFSSFAQAFPGTMPYSESIGFTSNYKDNQEDINRIFHVVAHEMAHQWWAHQVVGAKMQGAPFLSESLAEFSASNVIAKVFGEDMLLKFLRRSNRNYITSRAYETKREPTLLTTDQQSYVYYDKAAVALNAIQHQTGSAIMFNVLQQLIKKFAYQEPPYPTSLEFSKRLYDLCPDSLKPFVQEHLEKIIIWDLDVKSKEAKPQADSTWEINLNIEFFKSSYLTNISLTENIKNTDLGKSERLVATGPVTITAYEKKKGKMYGEPLASSTIMIQNNHASIKLICPKKPDKIVIDPKFAYIWKDVEKKEITP; encoded by the coding sequence ATGAAACAAATTGTTTCCATATTACCTTTCGAATGGAAGTATTGGTTTAAAAAACCATCTGTATATGTTTATTTTTCTGTTATCATGCTCTTTGCATTGTTGATTTTCAGCATAGAAACCATTCGAATTGGCAATGTAACAGAAGTTGTATACAAAAATGCCCCTTATTCATTGACAAACCTCTACATTCTTATCTCATTATTCCTGCCTTTGATTTTAAATGAATTTATTGCATTTTCACTGGCCCGTGACTACGAATATAAGTTTCATGAAATCATCTATACCTATCCTGTATCAAAATTTGTGCTTTTTAGCGGAAGGTTTTTGGGAGCATTCCTACCGGTCATAATGATTTTTGCCTCGATTCCCTTGGCAGATATTTTGGCCCATTTGGTTCCTTGGACTTCCGAAGATTCTTTACTCCCTTTTAATCTCACCCATCATTTGTGGTGTATGACCATCATTGTCTTGCCCAGCTTGATCGCCATCGGTTGCATATTATTTTTCTTTGGCTCTTTTTTGAAAAATATCAAATACTCCATCTTGATTGCCGTCGGAATGCTGGCATTTTATTTTTCATTTTTGCAGTTGTCCGATAATTTAATTGATCATTCTTTCATTGACATTGCCGACCCATTTGGATTGATTCCATTATTTGAACTGCTGAATAAACAGACCGCTTATGAAATGAATCATTATTTGATCGTGCCTACCGCCAGATTTATAATTAACAGGATTGTTTGGTGCGGATTGGGCATTGGTTTATTTTTTATGGCCGTATATAAACAGAGAATCAGATGGAATCTTCCGAAAAAAACAGCAGACAGCAATGATTCCGGCAAAACCATACGGTCTTTTATTCAAGTTCAATATAAATCCATTCGATTTTCAAAAATAACCGGAGGATTTTCATGGATGTTATCTGCAGTGGCCAATGAGGCCTCTTTGGGTCTAAAATACATGCTGCGCAGCAATGTTTTGATATTCATGACCGGAATTATTTTTCTGATGTATCTTATGTATTTCATCGGAATGATTCAGGATGATGAAGCCCCAAGATATGCCACAACTTATTACACGCTGAAAATAATTTTCTTTGTTTTTTTCATTTTAAAATTGTTTTTTATCTACTTGTCGGCCGAAATCTTTTGGCGTGAAAAAACAAGTTTCTTTTCCGAAATCAAATATTCTTTGCCGGTGTCTCCTGCGGTTATCCTTACCGGCAAATTGTTTTCATTGATGTTGCTTTATATATTCTGCGGTATTTTCTTTTTATTGTTCGGTATCCTGTATCAAACTTTCAAAGGAGAAGCTCCTATTGAATTTTCAATATATTTTACGGAAATTTTCTTTTTTAAATTCACCGATTTCATTGCGTTAATCATTTTGTCTTTTTTCTTACATGCATTGACCGGGCAAAAGTTCATTTCCATGGGAATAGTGATTTTAATTCTTACGTTTCAACCAGTATTGAAAGCTTCCCTGCACATCAAATCCAATATGGCCGGCATCTTACCCACTTTTCCGGACATCATTTATTCCGATTTTTATGGCTATGGTCCTTATTTGACACAATATATTTCATTTTGGTTTTATTGGATGCTGATTTATGCTTTTGTATTTTATGTCACTATCGTCATATTTGAAGGTTACAAAAACATATCCTTCCTTGACAAACTTTTTATAATCAAGAACCATTTTGCTCAATACAAACTTTTCCCCACCACCGCATTGATTATTGTAACCGGATATGCAGGATTTTTACATTATCATGTTAATATCAGAAATCGTTTTCTTTCTTATGATGATGAAATATATTGGCGTGCCTTTTATGAAAAAAACTATCAAAAATATAAAGATAAACCCCAGCCCAAAATTGTATATGCCGATTATGCCATTGACCTGTTTGGGAAAGAAAGAAAATATTTCGTCAAAGCAAAGCTATATCTCAAAAATAAATTCAATGAACCTATCGAGGAGTTGTATATCAATAATCCTGTGAAACATCCGTTTGAAATCATCAACAACAATTTAACATTAATACACAAAGACACTTCAAAATTGGTTTCATTTGAAATTTACCGTTTAAAACAACCACTTATGCCAGGAGACAGTATGTTGTTTGAATATAGCTATAAAGAAATCTATGAGAGCATCGAAAACGAACTTTCTAATCCATACCTGATGCCAAACGGCACATTCTTAAACTACAGTATGTTTACTCCGGCTTTTGGTTATGACGAAAGTTATGAAATTGCAGAAAATACCGAAAGAAAAAAACAAGGATTGTCAATAAAGCAATTTTATTTACCTCCCTTGGAAACAAACTGCACCCAAAAATGCATGTGGAATTATGTTACACAATCGGACTGGGCCAAAATGCATTTTGTCATCTCCACTTACGCTGACCAAATGGCCATTGCGCCCGGCAAGCTTGTGAAAAGATGGACCACAAAAAACCGGGCATATTTTGAATACCGCCTTGACCAACCGTCTTTGTTCTTCTTTAATGTAATGTCCGCAAGGTATGCTGTTAAAAAAGAGCGTTTAAATGATATTGAACTGGCCATTTACTACCACCCCGGCCATGAATGGAATGTTCCTCAAATGATGGATGCCCTGAAAGCTTCCATCTCTTATTACGTCAACCATCTCGGAAAATATTATCACAATGAAGCCCGTATCATTGAATTCCCACAATTTTCTTCATTCGCACAGGCATTTCCGGGCACTATGCCCTATTCAGAAAGTATCGGTTTTACATCAAACTACAAAGACAATCAAGAAGACATCAATAGAATTTTTCATGTGGTTGCTCACGAAATGGCTCACCAATGGTGGGCTCACCAGGTAGTAGGAGCAAAAATGCAAGGAGCCCCTTTCCTTTCCGAATCACTTGCCGAATTCTCGGCTTCCAATGTCATTGCCAAAGTATTTGGTGAAGATATGTTGCTGAAATTTTTGCGTCGGTCCAATCGTAATTATATCACTTCACGCGCTTATGAAACCAAAAGAGAACCGACTTTATTGACCACAGACCAACAATCGTATGTTTATTATGACAAAGCAGCCGTGGCTCTCAATGCCATTCAACATCAAACAGGTTCTGCAATAATGTTCAATGTATTGCAACAATTAATCAAGAAATTTGCTTATCAAGAACCACCATACCCCACTTCTCTTGAGTTCTCCAAACGATTGTATGACCTTTGCCCCGATTCCCTCAAACCTTTTGTGCAAGAACATCTCGAAAAAATTATCATTTGGGACCTTGACGTCAAAAGTAAAGAAGCCAAACCCCAGGCTGATTCTACCTGGGAAATTAATTTAAACATAGAATTTTTCAAGAGTTCTTATCTGACAAACATTTCTTTAACAGAAAACATCAAAAACACCGACTTGGGAAAATCCGAACGTCTTGTTGCAACCGGTCCGGTCACCATAACCGCTTATGAGAAAAAAAAGGGAAAAATGTATGGTGAACCCTTAGCTTCATCAACCATCATGATTCAAAACAATCACGCTTCTATCAAATTAATATGCCCCAAAAAACCCGACAAGATAGTCATTGACCCCAAATTTGCTTATATTTGGAAAGACGTTGAAAAAAAAGAAATAACCCCTTAA
- a CDS encoding multidrug ABC transporter ATP-binding protein — protein MKLEIKQISKTYQNNLKALDNVSLTLTTGMFGLLGPNGAGKSTLMRILSTLIAPDSGEIYLNDENVTDKPWKIKSILGYLPQEFGVYPKTTAIELLTHIAVLKGIVNKRREIAGQLLHMVNLYEHRNRYVYDFSGGMRQRFGIAQALMGDPKILIVDEPTAGLDPTERNRFQNILADVAKERIVLFSTHIVQDISDLCNKMAVLHKGRVKFEGSPADALKLIENKVYEKQVESSEIQSLSEQYNILSYKLKYGQHFISIFSEDFPGKDFKPKQPDLEDVFFYMCNVNE, from the coding sequence ATGAAATTGGAAATTAAACAAATCAGCAAAACTTATCAAAACAATTTAAAAGCATTAGACAATGTTTCGCTGACACTCACCACGGGAATGTTTGGACTTTTAGGTCCCAATGGTGCCGGAAAATCTACATTGATGAGGATTTTAAGCACACTTATTGCCCCGGACAGCGGTGAAATATATTTGAACGACGAGAATGTTACCGACAAACCATGGAAAATCAAATCGATTCTCGGATATCTACCACAAGAATTTGGTGTTTATCCTAAAACTACTGCTATCGAACTCCTTACACACATTGCCGTTTTGAAAGGAATTGTAAACAAAAGAAGGGAAATCGCCGGGCAGTTGTTGCATATGGTAAATTTGTATGAACATCGCAACAGATATGTGTATGATTTTTCCGGAGGTATGCGTCAACGGTTTGGCATTGCACAAGCATTAATGGGCGACCCAAAAATATTGATTGTTGACGAACCTACTGCCGGCTTAGACCCAACCGAAAGAAACCGTTTTCAAAACATTCTGGCTGATGTGGCTAAAGAAAGGATAGTTTTATTTTCGACCCATATCGTCCAGGATATTTCGGATTTATGCAACAAAATGGCAGTTTTGCACAAAGGCCGGGTAAAATTTGAAGGTTCTCCGGCAGATGCCTTAAAGTTAATAGAAAACAAAGTTTACGAAAAACAAGTGGAAAGTTCGGAAATTCAATCTTTGTCTGAACAATACAACATACTGTCTTATAAGCTAAAATACGGGCAACATTTTATCAGTATTTTTTCCGAAGATTTTCCCGGCAAAGATTTTAAGCCGAAACAGCCCGATTTGGAAGATGTTTTTTTCTATATGTGTAATGTAAATGAATAA